The sequence below is a genomic window from Coffea arabica cultivar ET-39 chromosome 4c, Coffea Arabica ET-39 HiFi, whole genome shotgun sequence.
CCtatcttatttcttttttcttctccccTTCATCACTGCATGGAAATATTTAGTATTCTTATCTCCTTCTTGTAACCAATTTATCCTAACTTTCTGACTCCAGTATTGTTCCTCCTCTCTGTACGCTCTCACCAACTGGTTCTTCAAAACAACAATTCTTCCATTCCTTCCTTCAGCATCAGATCCTTTCTCCTCCAACAGCTGTTGTTTCAAGGTCGAGATCCTGTTCTTAGAGTTTTCCACAAAGCCATTCCTTCACTTCAGCAAAGCAACTCTACATCTCTTAATCTTATGTACTACCCTAAACATTCTAGAACCCCTAACATCCTTCTCCCAAGCCTTCTTTATCACCTCCCCCACCCCTTCTCTCTGGACCCATCTTTTGTCAAAGAAAAACTTCTTTCTCTTCCTCCTTTCCCTGAATTTGTGTCCAGGATCAACATGCTATGGTCAGAGGCTAAACTTTCAACATGAGTGCACTTAGGTTGTTCAAATAGGTTACTCGAAGCTCCACTACTAAGCCCCCTATCCAGCCTTTGTCTTATTTCACCATCTTGCCACTGATTACACCAGGTCCAGGGGTTACCTTCAAACCCAATATCAATCAGATGATTCTCCTGGAGAAACTGCCTAAAGTCCAAGAAGCTCCATTCCTCTCTAATCCTGCCCCCCCACTTCTCCTCATTAGAATAAAGGTCATTAAAATCCCATATGATTACCTAGTTCTCCCCCCACAAAGCTTTCCTCCTGCTAATAAAATCCCATTGCCCTTTTCTCACCTGTTTATCACAGCTGGCATAAATTCCTATCAACCACCACTCCTTTTTCACTTCCTCATCCTCTAGCAACACTTCAATGGTAAAGGCAGAATGTTTAATATCTTTAACCTTAGTTTCCTCATTCCACATCACACACATCCCTCCAGATTTATTCATAGCCTCTAACACAAAACAATTGTCAAAGTTCAGAATCCTTTTCACCTTCTCCATATACTTAGCCTTGTTCTTTGTTTCACTTAAAAAGATCAAGTTGAGGGAGAGGAGGTTATTAACCTCCTTTAGGTGGAgaattgtcaaggggctccctgCACCTTGACAATTTCACACCATAGCTCTCATTGGTCCTTTGGGGACCAGTGCGGGCTGATCCCTCCCCCTTCAATCCCTACATAGTCTTCCCCCTCCTTCTGGTCTTCTCTATGTCTTTTATCAAAGTGTTCCTGATCCCCAATCTCTTCCATATCTTCATCTCTCAGTTGGAACTTTCTTTTGATACCATTTATCTCCTTAAGAGGAGTCCTTAACTTTCTTGGACCAGAATGCACTCTCCTGaatctcttcctttctttcctgggaccttcttgattttct
It includes:
- the LOC140004655 gene encoding uncharacterized protein, with the protein product MEKVKRILNFDNCFVLEAMNKSGGMCVMWNEETKVKDIKHSAFTIEVLLEDEEVKKEWWLIGIYASCDKQWGGRIREEWSFLDFRQFLQENHLIDIGFEGNPWTWCNQWQDGEIRQRLDRGLSSGASSNLFEQPKCTHVESLASDHSMLILDTNSGKGGRERSFSLTKDGSREKGWGRNGFVENSKNRISTLKQQLLEEKGSDAEGRNGRIVVLKNQGEEKRNKIGNLQRDDGSWTTDDKDIADEIAKYYRQLFRSTRTEGLEEVLEGIQRTITDQINVNLTRPVEENEIKVAVFAMNPNKAPGPDGMTPLFFQKF